The genome window CATCCCATGATGATCCTCAGTATGAACCATGCTTCCATGAATGACTACAGGTTCTATTTTCAGTGTTGAGATCTTAAAATTCTAAGAGGACTTTCGGTGTTATTCTCAAATACAATCGTCCGCTCATAGCACACAGTGTGTTGAGAATGGACCCAAGACTATGATCATGTTCTTAGTGCTAACAGGGAATGGAGAGATGCTTTAGTCGTCATTGTCTGTAGACTTGAAGTGATCCTCGTCGATGGTGGAGAAGATGTGTCCTTCGTTGCTGAGGAACTCCACTGCATGCCTATGATAAGACAAAGGACAGTAAGATAGGTGCCAATGCAGCATGCTTAATTATGCAGTCTACTCTTGTGCCTTATTCTACATCCcagaaatacatgtttttttctataaaatatttttatctgaaAGCTGGCCTAAGATGTGCCCTGCAGAACACGACCACTGTTGTGGTCCAACAGGACACATTCAAGCATATCAAGAACTTCAGAAACTGATttgaggatggagggaagggaatGTCTTACTTGATGACAGCCAAGCTCATGCCGCTGAGTCTCTGCTTCAAGTCCTGTGTGCTGACACCCTGCGCGTCTGGACAGCTCCTTATCAAGCTCAGCACCTTATGAGGACAAGAGCATAACAAAAATCATTCATATAGAATATTGTGCCAATCACATGTAGAACTCTTGAAAAGTTCCCAATTGTTATGCCAGTCCTACAGATGGCAGTGTGGTGAGGCATTTTTAATAAAATCTGATGAGGCCCAATTAATTTTGTAATCATTAGACCAATGTGCtagattttttaaataaagtacACTTTTTTCTCCTTTCACCTGGTAACAGGTGCGGGTTTACTTTCCAATTGGTATGGTCGGTGCGTTTAGGCTACCTATTGTTTATTCTACCAACTATTTAATGTGCCCAGCCATTTTCTTTAGTCCATTGCAGACTCACCTGGTTCTGGCTTGGGCTCAGGCCGTTAGCGGACATGTCGTTGGCACCCGAGTATCCACCCCCTGTGTTGCCACCCATTCCCGGCCGCGACAAGGGCACCATACTAGTGTTCATTCCCCCTCCTCCGCCCATCTAAAAAGGTAACCAGAACTGTGTGTGAGTGGTGCCAAGCAGGAAGAGAATCAAAACAAAACTTTATTCATAAAAAGcacaaggagctgattgtggcaTTACTGAGGTTGAATGACCTTATTCAAAGCTAAGTTTAATGATTAATTTATCTCCATTTAAATATGTGGCAGATGGGCCAAGGCCAACTCGTCAGCTCTGTGACTACTGTTATACAGGTGGGAAAGTCAAATTCAGGCATATTGGTGCTCTTCAGGGCCTAAAATGTACtttttggtccaccagccactgtgTCAGGTAGATTTAAAAATCTACCAGCCACTACATTTTTTTACCAGTCAAAATATTTCTTCACCCCTAAAAttacatcaacaaaacaaaaaaaacagatgagcatgctttgtaatgtttctaaaacaataatgtattactagtaagaagtaatcaatcaccaccttccggagacacttgaaaccccacctctttaaggaatacctaggataggataaagtaatccttctcaaaaatatttagatgcactattgtaaagtggttgttccactggatgtcataaggtgaatgcaccaatttgtaagtcgctctggataagagcgtctgctaaatgacttaaatgtaaatgtaagtaatgTGGTACCTTGTTTAATTTCATATACATTTTTGTGACCAGTGTTTATGAAAATAATCAGATGTTCACATGCCCCGTTAAGGGCAGGAGGTTAACGCGGTAACACGACTCAAGGGTCATGTCCCTGAGATTCAGAGTCTGACTAATAACTGCATCGTCTTCTCTTCCCTAGCAGTTGAAACTCAAATATAGAAAAAAATACCTAGATTGCGAACAAAATGTAAATtgccaagaaacacaaggacaaagtATCAGTAGACTTCCGAGAAGTAAATTAGACCAACATTATGCCTGTGCACAGCTCTTCTAAAAAATAATCATTCACTCAGCTCTTCATGGACGCACAGCCCCTAGACAGGCAGTGTGGCAGCTCGAGGTGGGATAGGCTATAGGATACGTAGTTTTGACTTTGTGCGATTAATTTACCAACTATGAAACAAAATGGCAGAAATACTATGAAAACAGCTACTGCAGCATTTATTTTGCTATAAATATGATCATACTCGACTTCTTATTAACAAACGTGAGTGAAACTCTTGAAGTGTGAAGCCCTGACCACCCGCCAACATGGCTGGTGAAGAAGGTATCTTTACCCACCAATGCTAAAATCTACCCGCAGGAGGCGGGTGTTAATTTTAGGCCCTGGTGCTCTTTGTCATGTGTGAAGGAAGTTCTCACCATAATCGTCTGTGGTTTGCTGAGCAGCACGTGTGCCTGCACCACCTCCAGCATGTGGGAGGTGATTTCGTTCATGTCGTCAAGGGGCCGGACGCTGAATGCTACCATGGACCTGTGGTTCTATCGAAGACAGGAagttacacacaaacacccacagtcAGTgcatcagacacagagacacacaggactGAATGTGCAACGCACACTTTCAGTTAACATGAATGCATTTGCACAGGTCAGTGAAGGCTCCTCAGAGAATGGAGGACCATCCCACTCAGTGAATTGCATTAAAAAAATAAAGTGAAacattttagataaaactatactaaatatatttaatatattaaTGTCAACAAATaactgataaaaaaaaaaaaacttttgcaaTGAGGGGCTATAGTAGACTCAACAGCACCctctagggtagcaccatggtgtagccagaggtaAGCTATTTTccctcctcctctgggtacattgacttcaatacaaaacctaggagggtCATGGTTCTCACACCCTTCCATAGACTAACAAAATAATTATGAAGACTTcaggaggacatcctccaacctataaGCGCTATCAGCATAAACTGACATGCtgtccatccaatcaaaggagcagagaatgaatctagtactgaaaccATATGCTACAGCTagatagcactgcagtgcataaattGTGGTGAATAGTTGACTCAAAGATTGAGAATGAAAATAGTTGATCAGTTTGCACAAATTAAATTCTTAAATTaagcagcagcagagagagagttagctatatgatgagtgtacaaaacattaagaacaccttcctaatattgagttgcaccaccacttctgccttcagaacagccccaattcagttcttgacacaaaccggtgctcctggcacctactaccataccccgttcaaaggtacttaaataTGATCTTGCACATTCACcatttgaatggcacacatacacaatccatgtcaacTGTCTAAAAAAGAATACTTATTTAACCTGTCGCCTACCCTtaatcttttttatttatttatttatttcacctttatttaaccaggtaggcaagttgagaacaagttctcatttacaattgcgacctggccaagataaagcaaagcagttcgacagatacaacgacacagagttacttacacatggagtaaaacaaacatacagtcaataatacagtataaacaagtctatatacaatgtgagcaaatgaggtgagaagggaggtaaaggcaaaaaaggccatggtggcaaagtaaatataatatagcaagtaaaacactggaatggtagttttgcaatggaagaatgtgcaaagtagaaataaaaataatggggtgcaaaggagcaaaataaataaataaattaaatacagttgggaaagaggtagttgtttgggctaaattataggtgggctatgtacaggtgcagtaatctgtaagatgctctgacagttggtgcttaaagctagtgagggagataagtgtttccagtttcagagatttttgcagttcgttccagtcactggcagcagagaactggaaggagaggcggccaaagaaagaattggttttgggggtgaacagagagatatacctgctggagcgtgtgctacaggtgggagatgctatggtgaccagcgagctgagataaggggggactttacctagcagggtcttgtagatgacatggagccagtgggtttggcgacgagtatgaagcgagggccagccaacgagagcgtacaggtcgcaatggtgggtagtatatggggctttggtgacaaaacggattgcactgtgatagactgcatccaatttgttgagtagggtattggaggctattttgtaaatgacatcgccaaagtcgaggattggtaggatggtcagttttacaagggtatgtttggcagcatgagtgaaggatgctttgttgcgaaataggaagccaattctagatttaactttggattggagatgtttgatatgggtctggaaggagagtttacagtctaaccagacacctaagtatttgtagttgtccacgtattctaagtcagagccgtccagagtagtgatgttggacaggcgggtaggtgcaggtagcgatcggttgaagagcatggatttagttttacttgtatttaagagcaattggaggccacggaaggagagttgtatggcattgaagcttgcctggagggttgttaacacagtgtccaaagaagggccggaagtatacagaatggtgtcgtctgcgtagaggtggatcagggagtcaccagcagcaagagcgacctcattgatgtatacagagaagagagtcggtccaagaattgaaccctgtggcacccccatagagattgccagaggtccggacagcagaccctccgatttgacacactgaactctatcagagaagtagttggtgaaccaggcgaggcaatcatttgagaaaccaagggtatcgagtctgccgatgaggatgtggtggttgacagaatcgaaagccttggccagatcaatgaatacggctgcacagtaatgtttcttatcgatggcggttaagatatcgtttaggaccttgagcgtggctgaggtgcacccatgaccagctctgaaaccagattgcatagcagagaaggtatggtgagattcgaaatggtcggtaatctgtttgttgacttggctttcgaagaccttagaaaggcatggtaggatagataaaggtctgtagcagtttgggtctagagtgtccccccgtttgaagagggggatgaccgcagctgctttccaatctttgggaatctcagacgacacgaaagagaggttgaacaggctagtaataggggtggcaacaatttcggcagataatttgagaaagaaagggtccagattgtctagcccggctgatttgtaggggtccagatttttcagctctttcagaacatcagctgaatggatttgggagaaggagaaatggggaaggcttgggcgagttgctgttgggggtgcagtgctgttgaccggggtaggagtagccaggtggaaagcatggccagccatagaaaaatgcttattgaaattctcaattatggtggatttatcagtggtgacagtgtttcctgtcttcagtgcagtgggcagctgggtggaggtgttcttattctccatggactttacagtgtcccagaacttttttgagttagtgttgcaggaagcaaatttctgcttgaaaaagctagccttggcttttctaactgcctgtgtataacggtttctagcttccctgaatagctgcatatcacgggggctcttcaatgctaatgcagaacgccataggatgtttttgtgttggttaagggcagtcaggtctggggagaaccaagggctatatctgttcctggttctaaatttcttgaatggggcaagtttatttaagatggttaggaaggcatttaaaaaaaatatccaggcatcctctactgacgggatgagatcaatatccttccaggataccccggccaggtcgattagaaaggcctgctcgctgaagtgtttcagggagcgttttacagtgatgagtggaggtcgtttgaccgctgacccattacggatgcaggcaatgaggcagtgatcgctgagatcttggttgaagtcAGCAGAGGTGTaattagaggggaagttggttaggatgatatctatgagggtgccagtGTTTaaggcttggggggggggggtacctggtaggttcattgatcatttgagtaagattgagggcatcaagtttagattgtaggatggctggggtgttaagcacgttccagtttaggtcgcctagcagcacgagctctgaagatagatgggggggcaatcagttcacatatggtgtccagagcacagctgggggcagagggtggtctatagcaggcggcaacggtgagagacttgtttttagaggtgtggatttttagaagtagaagttcaaattgtttgggtacagacctggatagtaggacagaactctgcaggctctttgcagtagattgcaacaccgccccctttggcagttctatcttgtctgaaaatgttgtaatttggaattaaaatttcagaatttttggtggtcttcctaagccaggattcagacacagctagaacatccgggttggcagagtgtgctaaagcagtgaatagaacaaacttagggaggaggcttctaatgttaacatgcatgaaaccaaggctattacggttacagaagtcatcaaaagagagcgcctggggaataggagtggagccaGGTATTGCAGGGcttggattcacctctacatcgccagaggaacataggaggagaagaataagggtatggctaaaagcaataagaattggtcgtctataacagagagtaaaaggaggtttctgggggcgataaaatagcatcaaggtataatgtacagacaaaggtatggtaggatgtgaatacagtggaggtaaacctaggtattgagtgatgaagagagagatattgtctctagaaacatcattgaaaccaggagatgtcattgcatgtgtgggtggtggaactaataaattggataatgtatagtgagcatgactagaggctctacagtgaaataagccaataaacactaaccagaacagcaatggacaagacatattgacattaaggagaggcatccttagtcgagtgatcaaaagagtccagagagtggagtggttggtttcggggtcaaggcgatttagacagctagccaggacatcggtagcaagctagcataggaagggggtctgttgttagccacctcttgcgttccgtcagtagattagtggggttccgtgtggtagaggggattagtccaaatcacacaacaacaaaaataaaataaaaacaatagatatagttatagaggcccaagaataaacataataataataataaaaataaataaattgtccgattgtctattctgagagcagccggtaagacagctaacggttagcaggccgcagatgggcgttcaggtaacgtcgagacggaagagccagccggatctccttcgggtagacaacgtcgcagtccagttgtgaaggcacggtggggctccgcgtaggcagtaaaacgggtccggataggtgactgcagcccaggagtgattgacggagctcaggagtgattgacggagctggctagctccggagtaattgatgtttgctccggaatcgacgagagcagatagacacacggatagcagctagctagctgtgagatccgggaatgaatgtccagagagcagttgaaatccaaggacatggagagaaaaattggtccggtatgttccgttccgagctgcgccgtacaaaactggcgatagattttcgagctaaaggatagctgatgaccacaaaccgtggttagctgaatactaacgatttgccagtaaagaagctaactagcttctgaactagcttctagctagctcctggctagctcctggctagcttcttggagtttctggctagcttctggctagcttcttggaagattgcagatttgaggtaaataatacttatttataaatataaattggtgaggcggtttgcaggagagtgttttgaagaggagttgatggaaaataaaaaaaaatgtatgtgaaaaaaagttgtaaatatatatatattatatatatatatatatatatatatatatacaggacacgacaagacgaggacaaaagacgtctgaactgctatgccatctcgggtGGTAATCTACACTGatcgaagtggatttaacaagtgacatcaatatgggATTATAGCTTGTCAGTCTGTcgtagaaagagcaggtgttcataatgttttattCACTCagtgtatttttttattattgGTTTAGCTTTCACATACTTAGCTAATGTAGCCGATTTAACCTACACAAgaacctgacagagaggaatgCAATTTGTTGGCTATGGCTATTCAACActgcaactcttccaagtcaaggggAGCTTTCTGTTTTATAAATTTATTGCCACAGGGGCTCGCCGGAGTAACTGCTAAACTGACTGCTGTACTGCGTGATTGTAGACAGGGATTGATTGTGGGTTTACTAGTTCTACTTGGTTGATTATGACGTTAGCTCATATGGTGACAACGATCTAGGCAGTGTCACAGTTTTGGTTTGGCTTGGGGAGATTTTTGCAACTGGTCATCAAAGTGATGATGCTGTATGTGGCTGCTGTGAAAGTGAACCATGTGTGCTTGTGATCAACGGTGTATTCACTTCAccaattctgttgcaaaacgtttctgaAATGGAACCAAACGAAACTAAAACAGGAATGGACCTACCCAAATTTGtctaatagaaactcttgtttaaGTTGCAAAACGGAACGTCGGAAGTAAACATATACCGTAGCCAAATacaattaaactcagtttttcacaattcctgacatttaatcctagtaaaaattagccttgggttgggtgaattttggcatcctgacacagctggtgtaactgagtcaggtttgcaggcctccttgcttgcacacgctttcagttctgcccacatatttttctataggattgaggtcagggctttgtgatggccactccaataccttgaatttgttgtccttcagccataactttggaagtttgcttggggtcattgtccatttggaagacccatttgcgaccaagcttaaacttcctgactgatgtcttgagatgtcgcttcaatatatccacataattttcctacctcatgatgccatctattttgtgaagtgcaccagtccctcctgcagcaaagcgcccccacaacatgatgctgccacccgcctgcttcacggttgggatggtgttcttcggcttgcaagcccccccttttcctccaaacataaatggtcattatggccaaacatttctattattatttcatcagaccaaaggacatttctccaaaaagtacgatctttgtccccatgtgcagttgcaaaccgtagtctttttttatgccggttttggagcagtggcttcttccttgctgagcggcctttcagtttatgtcgataaaggacttGTTTTaccgtggatatagatacttttgtacccatttcctccagaatcttcacacggtcctttgctgttgttctgagattgatatgcacttttcacaccaaagtacgttcatctctaggagacagaacgcgtctccttcctgagcggtatgacggctgcgtggtcccatagtgtgTATACtcacgtactattgtttgtacagatgaacgtggtaccttcaggcgtttggaaattgctcccaaggacaaaccaaacttgtggaggtctacaatttgttttctgaggtcttggctaatttcttttgattttcccatgatgccaagcaaagaggcactgcgtttgaaggtaagccttgaaatacatccacaaggtacacctctaattgactcaaatatgtcaatagcctatcagaagctcctatagccatgacatcattttctggaattttccaagctgtttaactacttggatatagggggcgctattttaatttttggatgaaaaacgttcccgttttaaacaagatattttgtcacgaaaagatgcttgactatgaatataattgacagctttggaaacactctgacgtttccaaaactgcaaagatattgtctgtgagtgccacagaactgatgttacaggcgaaacccagataaaaatccaatcaggaagtgccgcattttttaaaaccgcctcatggcaatgactccttatatggctgtgaatgggccatgaatgagcttaggctttctgtcgcttccccaaggtgtcgacagcattgtgacgtatttgtaggcatatcattggaagattgaccataagagactacatctaccaggtggtcgcttggtgtcatccgttgcaattattgcgtaatctccagctgcagtatttttccgtttgcttctgatgagaaaccaactgccacgactgatatattatcgaatagatatgtgaaaaacaccttgaggattgattctaaacaacgtttgccatgtttctgtcgatattttggagctaatttggtaaaaagtttggcgttgtagtgactgAATTTTCCcgtctttttcttagccaaacatgatgaacaaaacggagctatttcgccaacacaaataatctttttggaaaaaatgaacatttgctatctaactgagagtctcttcattgaaatcatccgaagttcttcaaaggtaaattattttattttaatgcttttcttgtttttgtgaaaatgttgcctgctgaatgctaggcttaatgctatgctaggctatcaatactcttacacaaatgcttgtgtagctttggttgaaaagcatattttgaaaatctgagatgacagtgttgttaacaaaaggctaagcttgtgtttgaatatatttatttaatttcatttgcgattttcatgaataggaaacgttgcgttatcaTAATGCGCTTGAGgttatgattacgctcccggatacaggattgctcgtcgctagaggttaaagcacagtcaacttagtgtatgtaaacttctgacccactgtaattgtgatacagtgaattataagtgaaataatcagtctaaacagttgttggaaaaattacttgtgtcatgcacaaagtagatgtcctaaccgacttgccaaaactatagtttgttaacaacaaatttgtggagtgtttaatttttttttaacctctatggtatgtgggacgctagtgtcccacctggccaacatccagtgagattgcagagcgccaaattcaaatacagaaatactcataataattcAGAAAATATACAACTATTtaacataggtttaaagatgaacttcttgtgaatccaaccatggtgtcagatttaaaaaatgctttacggcgaaagcataccgtacgattatttgagaacattgcccagcagacaaatcattacaaacagtaaccagccaagaagaagagttacacaagtcagaaatggagataaaatgaatcacttacctttgatgatcttcatatggttgcactcagaagacattcatttattcaataaatgttccttttgttcgatagtctctctatatccaaaaacctctgttttgtttgcgcgttttctTCATCAATCCACATCCTCAaatgcagtcacaacaggcagaaaaaaaatcaaaatagtatccataaagttcgtagaaacatttcaaacgatgttcataatcaatcctcaggttgtttttagcctaaataatcgataatatttaaaccggacaataacattgtcaatataaaaggtaaacaagaaaggcactctctcggtcgTGCGCATGAAATGagcttactccctcatttttcagaatacaagcctgaaacaatttctaaagattgttgacatctagtggaaggcataggaactgcaatttgagtcctaagtcaatggatactgtaatggcattgaatagaaaac of Oncorhynchus gorbuscha isolate QuinsamMale2020 ecotype Even-year linkage group LG15, OgorEven_v1.0, whole genome shotgun sequence contains these proteins:
- the LOC123997576 gene encoding replication protein A 32 kDa subunit-like, producing MWNQGGSYGESNMGGGYTQSPGGFASPAASQGGEKKGRQRAQHIVPCTVSQLMSAAQAEDVFRVGEVEVAQVTIVGIIRTTDKSMTNIQYKVDDMTGAPMDVKQWVDTEDPSVDSTVIPPGTYVKVSGNLRSFQNHRSMVAFSVRPLDDMNEITSHMLEVVQAHVLLSKPQTIMMGGGGGMNTSMVPLSRPGMGGNTGGGYSGANDMSANGLSPSQNQVLSLIRSCPDAQGVSTQDLKQRLSGMSLAVIKHAVEFLSNEGHIFSTIDEDHFKSTDNDD